Sequence from the Priestia megaterium genome:
CTCGCTAATATATATTGAAGTGTTTCATCGCTTTCAAAGTCTATCACCTTGTTTTCCATCATTCCACCCCCTCGTATGCTAGTACAACATATGAGGGAACATAAAAGATTATGTGGGTAGCACTGAAAATAATGGCTGTATCCTTAACCTTTACTGCATTAGTTCTTCTGGCTGTGCAGATTTCCCTTTTGATTTTCGTATCTGCAGGCCTAATAAAAAATCAATGAGAAAATGAGTAAAAATCGTGACATACAAATTTTCAGTCCACCAAAAAAGTAACCCTATTAAAAAGCTTAAAAACACAACCGAAATAAAAAGAAACCACTTTTTTAAATATCGAATGTGAACGAGTGCAAATACGATACTCGCCCAAAAAAGACCAAACTGAACTTGTATAACCCCTCGAAATAATATTTCTTCTGAACATGCAACGATTAGGCAAATAAGGGCTAGATGAGGAACAGAACGATTAGCAAATAAACGTTCATTGATCCCTCCGTCATCGTATAAATGCTCAGGTACGCATTTCATTAGAAGTATATCTCCTACTACTACCAAGAGAGCTGTTCCTCCCCCGTATAATAAAATAGAAGACCAATCCAGCTGAAAAAACTGCAAAAAGGAATTCCATGAATCGAATGTAAAAAAACCGATGCCTAAAGCAATGAAGCAGATGAGCAGCTGTGTTACATATAAATTTTTAACTAACTCTGCATCTGTCATGGATGAAATAAGCTCTTGCTGTGATTTTGCCATTATATCTCTCCTTGACGAAGCAAACGAGCTAATTCTAATTCCCAGCCTTGAAAGGTCCATTGCTCTTGCTCACCATTTGTTTTTTTATAGTTTTCTAAATCCAAGCCGCAGCAATCGCAACAATTCTCAAGCTCTGATTTTCCCGGCTCATTGAAATAGCCAAGCAGCACGTGACGACGGCATTCTTTTGTCTCAATAAACCCCTTCATCGCACGATACTTGTCATGTTTGTTTCGAAGACGTTTATTTACAGCTGCAACAATCGTTTCATGCAGCGATTCAGGAATTTTCCAGGGTTCAACATGTTCATTTTTTACTACATTTTCTCTGTACAAATAATAACGAATAAATCGCCAATTTGTTTCTTGAATACCCACTGTATAAAGAAAGTGAGACTCTACTTGTTTTAAAGGAATGGCCTGATCATGGTTTCGTAAATACGACAAGCAGTATAAGATGATATCTGAAGAAGGAAGCTCAATTTTAAGTAAAGAATGAGCAAAGTCATCGTCTCCTTCAGCATAAAGCAAGATCGCAATACTGTTTCGCTGATCGCGTCCACTTCTTCCAATTTCCTGTACGTATGCTTCTAGCTGCGTAGGTGTATGAAAGTGAATAATAAAGCGAACATTCGATTTGTTAACCCCCATTCCAAATGCACTTGTGCAGCAAATGATATCAAGCTGATTTTCTAAAAATTGCTGTTGAACAAGCATTCTTTCATTTGGTTCCATTCCCCCATGGTAATACTGCACTCGCTGTATCCCATTTTCCTTTAGAAGCTGTGTTAATGCTTCTGTCCAAGATCGGCTGGAACAATAGATAATTCCCGGACCTTGCAGTTCACTAACGTACATCAGTAACTTCTCTTTTTTTTCTTCAATACTTGCAACAAAATCAACTTTCATCGCAATATTACTTCGATTCATGGAATAGATGTGCTCGTTGACAGCAGGCAGCGATAAGTAGCGCTTAATATCTTCTACTACTTCCCTAGTCGCAGTTCCCGTTAGTGCCAGACATAGCGGACTGCCAAGTTCCTTCCATATATCTCCTAGTTGTAGATAATCTAAACGAAAATCATGTCCCCACTGAGAAATACAGTGCGCCTCGTCCACAACGAAAAGGCCTACATTTGCCTGCTTTAATGCTTCTACTACAACAGCATTTTGCAAAATTTCAGGAGATGCATAAATAAAACGATAAAAAGCTAAATCTTTTAGCGCCCGTCGCTTTTCTTCTTGTTGTAGGAAACTATTTAAGGCAATAACTCGCTTTTCTCCGCTTGCCTTTAGTTGTTGAACTTGATCTTCCATCAGTGAAATTAAAGGAGATACAATCAGCACGGGTCGGTTCAACAAATAAGCTGGGAGCTGATAGCACAATGATTTTCCTGTTCCTGTAGGAAGAACCGCTAACACATTATGACCTGTCAAAATATCTTGAATAATCTCTTTTTGTCCTAGTCGAAATTGGCTATAGCCAAATTGTTTCTGTAGAAGTTGTTCTATCTTCACATCAAACACCACTTTTTTTAGTATCAGGTAAAATGTTTTGCTAATACGAGACGAATCTGAAAATAGGTAACGTCGTCTTTTACTTCTTCCTTTATCACCTTTAATTTATTTGTACGCAAACCTTCAAAGGCTGAGATAATTTCTTCCTGCTGCTTAGGCGATACGTATGCATCGATTGAAAAAGATGGAACAAACAGAGCTAATTCTGCAATATGATCTTCAATTGTACTTTCTTTTAAACGCCTTATATAAGCAATTTCTTCAAGCGTCTTGCCTTTTTGAAGCCAGCTATACGTTTTTAACGTCGAGCTTGTCAAAGGCAATTCTAAATATAGATCACGTAAAAAAGAAGAAAGTACATGAAAGCTTTCATTATTTTTACTCACTTTTTCAATGATATGGTGAATAACCCCTAAAAGTTGAATATGAACATAATGCTCATCGAGTTCATATTGATATGCTAACTGATTTTTTGTAAAGCCTACTCTTTGGTATCCAGTCAGTTGCAAAACAAAAAGAGACGCATCCCGTTCCGTACAACCTTTCAAGCACGTTCGGAGCTCTTTGAATAGCTCGGCGGCTAACTCTTGACGCGTTTGCTTTTGAGACATAATATACGTTTTGACCCATTGAATGACCTCAGGATTTTTGGAAATGGGTAAAAATCCTTTTTGAAAATACTGTAGGTTTGATAAGGTCTGAATGAACAAAGTGATTCTTGCTAAAAATAATTGAGTACTGCTTGCGAATTTCCATCCGTCTAAAGCTGGATGAAAGGGTCGAGCCGTCAGTTCATCTTCAAGGCGTGCTAGTCCCTTATCTGTCATCACATACTTTTGATTTTCAGTTTCTTCAATATACTGCTGTTCTTTTAAATATGCAACGCAGGCTTCAAAAGACCGTTTATCTAAGTAAACAAATGACTGAAAAAGAAACGAAATCCCAAAAATTTTTCCGTCTTGAATCGTTTGAGCTGACTTTTTACCTGTTAATAAATGATAAATACCATAGGCGGTTCGCTCACCTTTTAACTGTTTTATACAAAATAAAATGCTAACTTGAATATAATTCAAAGGTGTCAACTTCCTTTCTCATTCATTGTACCAAAAGTGACCAATAGCATGTGAGATAAAGGCTTTTTTGCTCTTTCCTTTATGTATCAAAACGTTTGGGTAAGTGAAGAAACCTTGATTTGATAAGCATTCTCAGTGACTTTTCTATTGAAAAGTTTTATAAATCATTTTACAATGAATAAGGAGAAATTTCACTCTTGATTCGCGAAGAGATTATATAATGAGAAATTTTCGAACACTTTACAGGAGGTCTTGTTATGCCAAAATATACAATTGTTGATAAAGATACTTGCATCGCATGCGGCGCTTGCGGAGCAGCAGCACCAGACATTTATGATTATGATGATGAAGGTATTGCATTCGTAACATTAGATGATAACCAAGGTGTAGTAGAAATTCCAGAAGATCTAGAAGATGATATGATGGATGCAATGGAAGGCTGCCCTACGGATTCAATTCGCGTAGCGGATGAAAAATTCGAAGGCGATGCTAATAAATTCGAATAAGTATTGAGCAAACCTGTAGTGTACATGCTGCAGGTTTTTTTATATATAAAAATCGCTCTCCCCGGGAGAGCGATTGAATCAAACAGCAATGCGACGCGTGATCCATTGCTTCATTTTTGAAAACAATAAGACAAAGATAGCCCCTGTTGCTGCGCCTTTTATTAAGTTAAACGGCAAAATACCTGCAACGATATATTGACGTGCTTGTTCACTAGACATTTCTGGCGATTGTAAGAAGATTGTATACGCTGGTAAGAAGACATAATAATTTAAGACAGCCATGAGTACCGTCATTACAACCGTACCCGTAACCAAACCTATCGTTACGCCTTTAGCCGTTTTAAATCGGCTGAACATGTATGATACAGGAAGAACGAACAGTAAACCAGCCACAAAGTTCGCCACTTGACCAACTGGAACTCCTGTAGCACTTCCTTGAATTAAATAATTCAATAAATTTTTTATTCCTTCTACTATAACAGCAGCCATCGGTCCAAATACAAGTGCTGCTACGAGTGCAGGAATTTCGCTAAAATCAATTGTTAAAAACGGAGGTAATCCAGGAATTGGAAAATTAATCATCATTAAAATATAAGCAATACTACTTAACATTCCTAGTATAACCAGCTTTTGAGTTTTCTTACTTTGTTGCATCTTGCCTCTCTCCTTCTTTGTGATCCACTCTTCAAAGAAGAAAGGTTCAACTTTATATCCCCACGCAAAAACCTCCCAACAAATGATTCGTTGAGAGGAGACATGGCAGGCATATTTAATAAACGTTCATCACATTAGGTTTTGAACGCTGAACCTCCACCTTCTCCCATCCAGACTGTACTGTCGGCTTTGGAATTTCACCAAATCTGCTCGTATGTATTACATATAAGCTCGCGGGCTCAAAACAATTTGTTTTTTACCGCCGGTCGGGAATTTCACCCTGCCCCGAAGATAGACCAATATTTAATTATGAATTTATTATATGTTATCTCGAATTAAAAGTAAATAAAGAAGTTTTTTAATTCCTATTAAATTGATGTATTTTATAAACTTCATTCTTTTTTTTATATGTAAAATCAGTAAATAAGTGCATAACCAACAGCATTATGACATATTTATAGTTTCAATTTTACGTTTATAATTGTGTATTTGATAACTAATCGTAAAGTTTGAAAAATATAATTGACAGAATTTTTTTAATATGGTAAGTTATCAAATATTTGATGATAGTAAAATCCAAGGGAGATGTTCACGTCATGTATAATGTGTTAGTAGCTGATTCAATTAGCAATGAAGGTCTTGCTCCACTACTTGAAGCTCCTCATGTGAATCTTACGCGAAAAAAAGTTGAAGAAGTTGAGAATGATTTGCATACGTACGATGCACTTTTAGTACGGAGTGCTACGACGGTTACAGAGGATTTGCTGGCAAAAATGCCAAATTTAAAAATTGTTGCTCGCGCTGGAGTAGGTGTCGATAATATTGATATTGAAGCCTCAACCAAACGAGGGGTTGTCGTTATTAACGCGCCGAACGGAAATACCATTTCAACGGCGGAACATACATTTGCTATGATGGCTAGCTTGTTTCGGCATATCCCCCAAGGAAATGCTTCAGTTAAAGCGCGCGAATGGAACCGCTCAGCATTTGTTGGAACAGAGCTTAATCACAAACACCTGGGCATTATCGGATTTGGACGAATTGGCTCAGAGCTTGCCAAACGCGCAAAAGCCTTTAATATGAGCGTTCACGTTTACGATCCTTTTTTAACCTCTTCCCGAGCTGAAAAGCTAGGCGTAGAACTATTATCCCTGGATGAATTACTAGCAGCAGCGGATGTAATTACCGTGCACACTCCACTTACGAAAGAAACAAAGGGATTGCTCAATCATGACACGTTAGCCAAAACAAAGAAGGGTGTGTTTTTATTAAACTGCGCACGCGGCGGGATCATTGATGAAAAAGCCTTAGTTCATTATTTAGAAATTGGCCATGTTCAAGGTGCAGCTATTGACGTATTTGAAGTTGAGCCGCCGATTGATAACCCTTTGTTACATTTTGATCAAGTTATTACAACTCCCCATTTAGGAGCTTCTACAAAAGAAGCCCAGCTTAACGTTGCTGAAGACGTGGCACATGACGTTCTGCGTTTTCTAGAAGGTAATCCTGTAAGCTCATCCATTAATTTGCCAACGCTTTCTAAAGAAGTTTTTGAAAAAATTCAGCCGTTTACGAGCCTTACTAAACAAATGGGAGCCATTTTATCTCAATGCATGCGAGAACCTGTTCAGCATATCTCTATCTCCTACGGAGGTACAGTGACGGATTTGGAAACTACTTATATTACACGGAGCTTGTTATCAGGCTTTTTAACTCATCGTATCGACTCACCTGTTAACGAAGTCAATGCTTCTATGATTGCAAAAGAACGAGGAATTACATTTGGTGAAAAAACATCGGAAGATACGCAAGGATATTCCAATATGATTGACGTTACAGTAACAGGCGAACAGCGTACATTTACCATTACGGGCACCTATATAGCAGGCTATGGACCTCGAATTGTTAATATTGATTCGTTTGATATTGATTTTTATCCGGAAGGACATCTTCTTTATATCCGTCACAGTGATCAGCCCGGAGTTATTGGAAATGTAGGGAAAGTACTTGGAGATTTACGTATTAACATTGCTACCATGCAAGTGGGCCGTAAGCAAAAAGGCGGAGAAGCCATTATGATGCTTACGTTTGATAAACTTTTAGATGATTCTGTCATCTCTTCGTTAAAACAAACAAGCGAAATTGTGAACATACAGCGTATTGAATTGTGACATTGAAAAAAAGAGCCTTAGCGGCTCTTTTTTTATGGACTTATTTTTAACACTTGTCCTGCATTTAACATCGTATTTTCTAAATGATTCCACTTTCTTAGCTGATCCATATCTACTTCATATTTGACTGCGAGCTCAGATAATGTATCTCCTTGATGGATAAGAATACAGTTATCAGAAGTCTGATGTAACTGCTGAAAAACCGTGGCAGCTAAATCGCTTTTTACGTATGCCGATAGTTTTTGCTTATCCAATTTGGCAAGTGGGTTTACTGCATTGGTTTTATCCGGATTCCAACTTCCTTGATGAACTTCAAAATGCAAATGTGCACCTGAAGATCGCCCTGTATTGCCAACTCGTCCAATGTTTTGACCTGCGGCTACACGATTTCCTTCTGCAACAAAACGTTCCTCTAGATGAGCATAGACCGTTTCGTATCCATTCGTTTGTTTGATAAAAACAACTTGTCCGTATGTATTTGAATAATAAGAGCGGCTCACCACTCCTTTTGCAACAGCATACACCTGTGTACCAACAGGTGCTGCTATATCAATTCCAAAGTGTTTGGCGTGACGAGAACCAAATATATCAGTTAAGACTCCTTCAACCGGCCACTCCCACTGCTTCTCTTCTGCTTTTACCATTTGCCCGCCCAAAAATAAAAGACCTATACACAATCCCATTACTAATACAACCAATATTCTTCTTAACACGTCAATCATGAAGAAAGAACCTCCTATGTAGATCATTGCACACAAAACATACTATATGCCAATTCCTTCTCTTTTAGACTAGTTTATAGAAAAAATAAAGAGATGTGATTCTCCACTGAATCACATCTCTTTACTATTCTTATTATTTCAGCCGAAGAAAAACTGTTATTTAGCATGTGTTTACTTTGGCAGTTTGATAAAGAAAGTTGTTCCTTCATTTAATTCACTTTCAACCGCAATGATCCCTTGATGTGCCTCCACGATATTTTTGGCGATTGCAAGCCCCAGACCAGTTCCTGACTTTCCTCTCGTTCTGGCTTTATCCGCTTTATAAAATCGTTCAAATACAAATGGAAGATCTTCTTTTGGAATGCCTGCTCCTGTATCTTGAACAGAAAGGTGGATTTCCGATTGACTTTTATCAAGATGCAGCCTTACTTCTCCGTAGTCATCCGTATGACGAATGGCATTATCAATTAAGTTTGTCAGCACTTGTTCCATACGGTCTGAATCAATCATCGCTTCAAATTCATCTTCTACTTTTCCATTAAGAGACAGTTTAATATGTTTTTCTTTAGCTAACCCTTGAAACTTACGCAAAACACGTTCTGTAAATTCAACCATTGCTACAGATTCTAAGTGAAGCTGCACATGTCCTGCTTCCATTCGCGCCAAATCTAAAAGTTCATTTACAAGCCGGCCCATACGGAGTGATTCATCATAAATCACCTGTGCAATTTCTTTTTTTTCTTCATCCGTACTTGCAATATCGTCAATAATGGCTTCACTATAACCTTGAAGCATAGAAATAGGTGTACGCAATTCATGAGACACGTTTGCAATAAAATCTTTTCTCGATTTATCAAGTTTACGCTCTTCAGACATATCTCGTAGTACAGCTACAGCACCGCGAATTTTCGTTTGATTATAGAGCGGTGACATTAAAATGACCCACGTTTTCCCTTGAATTTTCAATTCTGCACTTCGCTCCGTTTCAGTCTCTACTACCGTTTGAAACAAATGCACGACGTTTGCTGGAAGCTCAGGCACCTGCTGATTGTTGACATCCTGCTCGTAATACCAAGTCTGAAGAAAATGCTCCGCTGGGGGATTGGTAATTAAAATCGATCCGTCTCTACTAAACGTAATAACACCGTCTGCCATACTGCTTAAAATACTTGAAAGCTGCTCTTTTTCCTGATTAAGCGCATTGAGGTTAAACTTTAACTGCCTGCCCATTTGATTAAAAGCAATCGCTAACTCCCCAATTTCATCGTGAGTTAAAATAGGTACTTTTGTATCAAAGTTCCCTTTTGTTACTTCAAATGCCGCCTGCCTCATTTTTCTAAGAGGCGCTGTAATTCGAGTGGATAAGAAAAAAGCAAAGATAGTAGTTAAAATAATAGCAATACCTGCAGCCAATAAAATGAACTTAGTCGTATATTGAGCGGGTTCTTCAATTTCAGAAAGAGATTGATACAAATAAACGCCGCCTGTCGGTTTGTTATCTTTCATTAAAGGTACACCGACAACAAACATTAAAGGCTCATCACTCGTGTCTTTCTTTGTAGTCATGTACATTTTTTCCCGTATTACTTTACCTTTTTCAACCACTTGATTTAGCTGATCGTTTTGTTTAACAATGGCCGAAATAGCTTTCTTATTTTCTTTATCAGGATGTGTGGAATGCCAATAAAAATCTTTGTCTTGAACAATAACTACACTTGCTTGGTCTGCAAGTTCACGAGCAATGGATAGTCCTAGTTTTTCATCGTCCGTTTCCTGCACAATGGTAGAGATTTTAGCAGCCGTTTTAGTTAAACGGTTTTCTGCATCTACAACATGATAATTTTCAAAAAACTGAAGCAATAAAATGGTCAAAATAAATAAAACAAGCGTGACGAGCAATAGGATAGTAAACCATAGTTTACCAACTACACTTCTCCAAAACATCAGTTATTTTCAACCTCAAATTTATACCCTACTCCCCATACGGTTACAATCATTTTCGCCGCTTGTGACGATACACGATTTAACTTTTCACGCAAACGCTTGACGTGCGTATCTACCGTACGAAGATCTCCAAAGAAATCATAATGCCATACTTCACGCAGCAGCTGCTCTCTGTCATATACTTTATCTGGCGTTTTTGCAAGGTAGCATAATAATTCATATTCTTTTGGAGTTAAGTTAACTTCTTTTCCGTCTGCTGTAACGCGATGTGCATCATTATCAATCGTTAAGTGATCAAACACAATAAGATTTTTCACGCTCGTTTCTGGTTGAATAAACGTTGCTTGAGAAGAACGTCGAAGCAGTGCTTTTACGCGAAGAACCACTTCTCTTGGGCTAAACGGCTTAACGATATAATCATCTGTACCTACTTCAAACCCTTGGACTCTGTTTACTTCTTCCCCTTTAGCTGTAAGCATGATAATAGGAGTTGCTTTTTTCTCCCGAATTTGTTTACAAACCTCAATACCATCTATGCCGGGCATCATTAAATCTAATACAATCAAATCATAATCTATGTGTAACGCTTTTTCGATTGCTTCATGCCCATCGGCTGCTTCTTCAATGATGTATCCTTCTTTTTCTAAGTACATTTTTAACAATCGTCTAATGCGATCTTCATCGTCTACTAGCAGTAATCTTTGTTCGTTTTGCATGTATTTTCAACCTCCTAGTCTTAGTGTACAAAAAAAAACCGGCGAGTTCTACTTATGATACCCAAACAATGTGACAATTCGTGAACACCTTTACGAAAAAAAGCTTTTTTTACCAAAAAGAGGTTGAGACGTAACGAAATCCATCCAACCTACAGACGAACAAATAAAATAAAGAAGCTAGTAGGGATCGCTTGTTCCACCGCTGTTGATTTCCGTGCAAGACTTCGCTTTCCGCGGGAGTCTTCGCCTTGCCCCCCAATCAACCGCTAGAAGCACCTACATACATGAACCCTACGTTCACCATCCCAATGAAAAAATCCGAACGAAGGTGATTCTCCATCAAGAATCTCAACTCATCGTTCGGATCTTCCTTCAACTAAAATATCTTTGTTTCAGCCTCTTTTATATTTTTAAAGGTTACGCATATGAATGTAAACCTGCAATAACTAGGTTCACAGCCACTAAGTTGAACATGATGATGGCAAACCCGCCAACTGCCAGCCAAGCTGATTTTTCACCATGCCATCCTTTAGACAGCCGAAGATGAAGAAAAGCGGCGTAAAATAAAAAGGTGATCAGCGCCCACACCTCTTTAGGGTCCCATCCCCAAAAGCGCGTCCAGGCCATCTGAGCCCAAATCATAGCGAAAATAAGTGCTCCTAGTGTAAAAATAGGAAATCCAATCGCCACTGCTCTGTAGCTTACTTCATCAAGCAAGTCGCTGTTTACCTGCTTCACAAGCGGCTGCAGCGCGGCTCCAATTCGCTTCCGTAAAATGAAACGAACCAGCCAATATAATACAAAGCCACCGGCTAACGACCAAATAACCGTATTTAATTTTTTAGCATTGATAATAGCCGGCATATCAACAAGCGGCTGTATGTCGTTCCCGTCTGTCCACTCACTTTGATGAGGCCCCACTAGCGGAACCATATGGTATACGACTTGCTCTTGTTCTCCACTTTTATTAACCCAATTAAATGATGACTCGTAGTGAGCCGCATTAAAAGCCAGCGTCACTGCTACAAACCCAAGCGTACTAATAAGCGTATACAGGATGAATTCCAGCCAAAATGCTTTTTTATTTCGCTTGGATTGGTCAATCGTTTTGATTAAATAAATCAATCCTGCAACAAAGCTAATGGAAAGCACGGCTTCACCCGTAGCTGCGGTTGTAACGTGAATATGCAGCCAATTCGTTTGGAGAGCCGGTATCAGCGGCGTAATTTCAGTTGGAAACATGCTTGCATAAGCAATGATCAAAAGAGCCACCGGCAATGCAAAAAGTCCAAGCATGCTAAGACGATAAATAAAGTAAATAACAATAAATGCGCCAACAAGCATCATGCCAAAAAACGTCGTAAATTCAAATAAATTACTAACAGGAGCGTGGCCTGATGCAATCCATCTTGTAATGAAGTAGCCAATCTGTGCAATAAAGCCGATGATGGTAACCGCAATTCCAAACGTTGCCCACTTTGTTTTCTTTTGAGCTGCTCGCTTATCTCGAATAGCTCCTCCGAAAAAAAAGGTTGCAACTAAATAAGCAATAAACGCCACATACAGTAAATTACTACTTATACTCGCGTAATCCATGCTTTTTCCTCCTATTTTGTTTCTTTATCATTTTGGTCCTTCAGCTGTGTAAGGGATGTTGATTCTAATAAACCATTTAGTTCTTTTTTAAGCCCATACCAGTTTTTATTTGTATGTGCGGCCAACCATATCTCATTATTGACTTTTTGAATCCACATGCGACGATGATTCCAATACATCCCTTGAATCACACCAATCATAAAGATGGCTCCGCCAATTCCTAAAAACCAAAGCGTATAGTCTCTGCGAACGGTTAATCCCGTTACATTTTTCGTTTCCACACCAGCAAAGGTCATTTTATAATCGTTATTTCCTAGCGGCTCCAAGTTCTCTCTAATTCCAACAAAAGCAACTTCACCTTTTTTATGCTGAGGCGTAATCATTTTAAATACAAAAGCCGGATTGTTAGGCACTCTGGTCTTTGTATTCGGATTTCCTTCATCATCAAAGAAAAAGTCTGGAAAGTAACTCATGAGCTTGACTTTATATCCGTTTTTTAAATCATATGTTTCTTTTGGATTATGTAAATCTACTGTAAGTGAACCAACGTTTCTATTTGCATTTTTATCTGTTAAATGGAAAGACATAGAGCTAAACTCATTTAACTTGAAGTCCACTTGGTACATGGCATATCCTTCAAACTTAAGCGGCTGATTCACACGAATTTCTGAATCTTTTATTTTCTTTAACTTTGGATCTGCTCCCGGTATAAGCTTTCCTTCGCGCTTATACAAACTAACATCCGCTTCATATTTTTTGGCTACTTTATTATTCCCTGCACGATCAATTGCTTCTTGAAACACGGCGCTTTCACTATCTTTATCATACGTTTCAACAGTAAAACGATGGTTTTTCAAAAAATATTCTCCGTTCGTCCCAGGAATAACTTTTGTTTCACCTTCACGGATCCAAAGAACTTCATCTATATACATACCTGGTACAAATCTAAGCATAGCACCTAGTAAAAAGATAATGAGACCGATATGATTAACGTATGGACCCCATCTTGAGAAGCGTCCTTTTTCAGCCAGAAGATTGCCGTTTTCTTCGCGAATAGAGTATCTTCTTTTTTTTAGCATGCTTTTTACATGTTCATAATCTTGATCCGTCCACGATGATGAAGTGCTATATAAACGCTGTCTTTTTAAGAAGTTTGGATGTTTTGTTACACTCTGCTTTTTTAGAGCTCGGTACAAAGGCACTACTCGATCTAAACTGCAAATGACTAACGACATTCCTAAAGCAGCAATTAAAAGCAAGTACCACCACGATTCGTAGAGATGATGAAAACCTAACTTATAATAAAGCTCTCCTGTCCATCCATATTCCTTTTGGTAATACTCATCTGCTGTCACATTAGGAGGTATGTAAGCTTCTTGAGGATAAATGGTTCCGACTGCAGACGCAACAAGCGTCACAATAATGATCCAAATACCTACTTTTACAGAAGAGAAAAAGTTCCATACTTTATCGATAACTGTTTTATTGTACGTTTGCGATCGCCTTGCGCTTCCTTCATAACGCATATCTACTAATTTATCAGTTGTTTCTTCTGCAATCGGCTTACCACAGGCTTCACACAAAATCGTACCATGCGGGTTAACGTGTCCACATTCACATTTTACGTGTTTCATTGTCAACACTCCCTATGGTTTAATTTCTTCCATATATTCTTTTATTTTAGATTCTTCCAATCCCCCAATAAAACTGTCTACAATCTTTCCGTTTTTATCAATTAAAAATGTAGTCGGCAGAGGATCTATTCCGTATGCACCCAAAACTTGTGAATCTTTATCCATCAAAATCGGAAAAGATAGCCCATACTGTTTAGCAAACTGCTCCACTGCTATATTCGTTTCTGCAACGTTAACAGCTAAAATTTCAACACCTTGCTTTTTATATGATGCATACTGCTTTTCCATAGCCGGCATCTCTTGTTTACAGGGCTTGCACCATGTTCCCCAAAAATTCAAAAAAACTCCTTTGCCTTT
This genomic interval carries:
- a CDS encoding peptidoglycan DD-metalloendopeptidase family protein, whose protein sequence is MIDVLRRILVVLVMGLCIGLLFLGGQMVKAEEKQWEWPVEGVLTDIFGSRHAKHFGIDIAAPVGTQVYAVAKGVVSRSYYSNTYGQVVFIKQTNGYETVYAHLEERFVAEGNRVAAGQNIGRVGNTGRSSGAHLHFEVHQGSWNPDKTNAVNPLAKLDKQKLSAYVKSDLAATVFQQLHQTSDNCILIHQGDTLSELAVKYEVDMDQLRKWNHLENTMLNAGQVLKISP
- a CDS encoding response regulator transcription factor, translating into MQNEQRLLLVDDEDRIRRLLKMYLEKEGYIIEEAADGHEAIEKALHIDYDLIVLDLMMPGIDGIEVCKQIREKKATPIIMLTAKGEEVNRVQGFEVGTDDYIVKPFSPREVVLRVKALLRRSSQATFIQPETSVKNLIVFDHLTIDNDAHRVTADGKEVNLTPKEYELLCYLAKTPDKVYDREQLLREVWHYDFFGDLRTVDTHVKRLREKLNRVSSQAAKMIVTVWGVGYKFEVENN
- a CDS encoding cytochrome c biogenesis protein ResB, with protein sequence MKHVKCECGHVNPHGTILCEACGKPIAEETTDKLVDMRYEGSARRSQTYNKTVIDKVWNFFSSVKVGIWIIIVTLVASAVGTIYPQEAYIPPNVTADEYYQKEYGWTGELYYKLGFHHLYESWWYLLLIAALGMSLVICSLDRVVPLYRALKKQSVTKHPNFLKRQRLYSTSSSWTDQDYEHVKSMLKKRRYSIREENGNLLAEKGRFSRWGPYVNHIGLIIFLLGAMLRFVPGMYIDEVLWIREGETKVIPGTNGEYFLKNHRFTVETYDKDSESAVFQEAIDRAGNNKVAKKYEADVSLYKREGKLIPGADPKLKKIKDSEIRVNQPLKFEGYAMYQVDFKLNEFSSMSFHLTDKNANRNVGSLTVDLHNPKETYDLKNGYKVKLMSYFPDFFFDDEGNPNTKTRVPNNPAFVFKMITPQHKKGEVAFVGIRENLEPLGNNDYKMTFAGVETKNVTGLTVRRDYTLWFLGIGGAIFMIGVIQGMYWNHRRMWIQKVNNEIWLAAHTNKNWYGLKKELNGLLESTSLTQLKDQNDKETK
- the ccsB gene encoding c-type cytochrome biogenesis protein CcsB, with product MDYASISSNLLYVAFIAYLVATFFFGGAIRDKRAAQKKTKWATFGIAVTIIGFIAQIGYFITRWIASGHAPVSNLFEFTTFFGMMLVGAFIVIYFIYRLSMLGLFALPVALLIIAYASMFPTEITPLIPALQTNWLHIHVTTAATGEAVLSISFVAGLIYLIKTIDQSKRNKKAFWLEFILYTLISTLGFVAVTLAFNAAHYESSFNWVNKSGEQEQVVYHMVPLVGPHQSEWTDGNDIQPLVDMPAIINAKKLNTVIWSLAGGFVLYWLVRFILRKRIGAALQPLVKQVNSDLLDEVSYRAVAIGFPIFTLGALIFAMIWAQMAWTRFWGWDPKEVWALITFLFYAAFLHLRLSKGWHGEKSAWLAVGGFAIIMFNLVAVNLVIAGLHSYA
- a CDS encoding ATP-binding protein, encoding MFWRSVVGKLWFTILLLVTLVLFILTILLLQFFENYHVVDAENRLTKTAAKISTIVQETDDEKLGLSIARELADQASVVIVQDKDFYWHSTHPDKENKKAISAIVKQNDQLNQVVEKGKVIREKMYMTTKKDTSDEPLMFVVGVPLMKDNKPTGGVYLYQSLSEIEEPAQYTTKFILLAAGIAIILTTIFAFFLSTRITAPLRKMRQAAFEVTKGNFDTKVPILTHDEIGELAIAFNQMGRQLKFNLNALNQEKEQLSSILSSMADGVITFSRDGSILITNPPAEHFLQTWYYEQDVNNQQVPELPANVVHLFQTVVETETERSAELKIQGKTWVILMSPLYNQTKIRGAVAVLRDMSEERKLDKSRKDFIANVSHELRTPISMLQGYSEAIIDDIASTDEEKKEIAQVIYDESLRMGRLVNELLDLARMEAGHVQLHLESVAMVEFTERVLRKFQGLAKEKHIKLSLNGKVEDEFEAMIDSDRMEQVLTNLIDNAIRHTDDYGEVRLHLDKSQSEIHLSVQDTGAGIPKEDLPFVFERFYKADKARTRGKSGTGLGLAIAKNIVEAHQGIIAVESELNEGTTFFIKLPK